A genomic stretch from Hymenobacter psoromatis includes:
- a CDS encoding isocitrate dehydrogenase (catalyzes the formation of 2-oxoglutarate from isocitrate) encodes MQPKVPITVATGDGIGPEIMTQTLRVLEAAGAAITPEFIEVGEQVYRAGHSSGILPSAWDSLRRTQVLLKAPITTPLGGGYKSLNVTLRKTLGLYANVRPSRSLFPAVATRFPDLDVVIIRENEEDLYAGIEHQQTPDVVQCLKLVSRPGCEKIVRYAFEYCRLHGRKKLTCMTKDNIMKLTDGLFHRVFTEVGQEYPDIKQEHQIIDIGTARLADTPERYDVIVTLNLYGDIISDVVAQVAGSVGLAGSANVGDHGALFEAIHGSAPDIAGQNIANPSGLLQAAVLLLVHIGQGEVAARIHNAWLRALEDGYHTADIYQPGTSQEKVGTVGFADAVIARLGQLPQHLRPFQAGPAAEQKPMVLTPRHAGVQQLVGIDVFLRWDGSDPNELGHQLETLTGHRLQLKLVTNRGVKVYPNGHPETFCTDHWRCRFVAATARVSDGQLGYTPVPFADVLALQHRLADFNLYIIKTENLYLFDGERAFSLGQGE; translated from the coding sequence ATGCAGCCCAAAGTACCCATCACCGTTGCGACCGGCGACGGCATCGGCCCCGAAATCATGACCCAGACCCTGCGCGTGCTCGAAGCCGCGGGGGCTGCTATCACCCCGGAGTTTATCGAGGTGGGCGAGCAGGTGTACCGCGCCGGCCACAGCTCCGGCATCCTGCCCTCGGCCTGGGATTCGCTGCGGCGCACGCAGGTGCTGCTGAAAGCGCCCATCACCACGCCGCTGGGCGGGGGCTACAAAAGCCTGAACGTGACGCTGCGCAAAACCCTGGGTTTGTATGCTAATGTGCGGCCCAGCCGCAGCCTGTTTCCGGCCGTGGCCACGCGCTTCCCCGATTTAGACGTGGTGATTATCCGCGAAAATGAGGAGGATTTGTACGCCGGCATCGAGCACCAGCAAACGCCCGACGTGGTGCAGTGCCTCAAGCTGGTGTCGCGGCCAGGCTGCGAGAAAATCGTGCGCTACGCCTTCGAGTATTGCCGCCTGCACGGCCGGAAAAAGCTCACGTGCATGACCAAGGACAATATTATGAAGCTCACCGACGGTCTCTTTCACCGGGTGTTTACGGAGGTAGGGCAGGAGTACCCCGACATCAAGCAGGAGCACCAGATTATTGACATCGGCACCGCCCGGCTGGCCGACACGCCCGAGCGCTACGACGTAATAGTGACCCTGAACCTCTACGGCGACATTATTTCCGACGTGGTGGCGCAGGTGGCCGGCTCGGTGGGCCTGGCCGGCTCGGCCAACGTGGGCGACCACGGGGCGCTGTTCGAGGCTATCCACGGCTCGGCCCCCGACATCGCGGGCCAGAACATTGCCAATCCCTCGGGCCTGTTGCAGGCGGCCGTGCTCCTGCTGGTCCACATTGGGCAGGGCGAAGTGGCGGCGCGGATTCATAACGCCTGGCTCCGCGCCCTGGAAGATGGCTACCACACGGCCGACATCTACCAGCCCGGCACCAGCCAGGAGAAGGTGGGCACGGTGGGCTTCGCCGATGCCGTGATTGCCCGCCTGGGCCAGCTGCCCCAGCACCTGCGGCCCTTCCAGGCCGGCCCGGCCGCCGAGCAGAAGCCGATGGTACTGACCCCGCGCCATGCGGGCGTGCAGCAGCTGGTAGGCATCGACGTGTTTTTGCGCTGGGATGGCTCCGACCCCAACGAGTTGGGCCACCAGCTGGAAACACTTACCGGCCACCGGCTGCAACTCAAGCTCGTCACCAACCGCGGCGTGAAGGTGTACCCCAACGGCCATCCCGAAACATTCTGCACCGACCATTGGCGCTGCCGCTTCGTGGCCGCCACCGCCCGCGTGAGCGATGGGCAGCTCGGCTACACTCCCGTACCCTTTGCCGACGTGCTGGCCCTGCAACACCGCCTGGCCGATTTCAACCTCTACATCATCAAAACCGAAAACCTGTACCTGTTCGACGGCGAGCGCGCCTTTTCGCTGGGGCAGGGCGAGTAG
- a CDS encoding DNA-binding response regulator, whose translation MKILLVEDEPSVAAFLHQGLTEQGYTVDLAADGLLGLHRAQSTQYDCLILDQMLPGLSGLEVCRQVRAHDPGVPILMLTALGETDDKIRGLDAGADDYLVKPFAFAELLARLRALVRRRTDAPAATAPLRLADLTLDPATKRVERAGQPIQLTAREFALLEYLLRHQGRVVSRAELLEHVWDMNFDTGSNVIDVYINFLRKKADKGYPTKLIHTLVGMGYVLREE comes from the coding sequence ATGAAAATTCTTCTTGTCGAAGACGAGCCCTCCGTGGCCGCCTTTCTGCACCAGGGCCTTACCGAGCAGGGCTACACCGTGGACCTGGCCGCCGATGGCCTGCTGGGCCTGCACCGCGCCCAGAGCACGCAGTACGACTGCCTGATTCTGGACCAGATGCTGCCCGGCCTCAGCGGCCTGGAGGTGTGCCGCCAGGTGCGGGCCCACGACCCCGGCGTGCCCATTCTGATGCTGACGGCCCTGGGCGAAACGGACGACAAAATCCGGGGCCTCGATGCCGGGGCCGACGATTACCTGGTGAAGCCTTTCGCCTTCGCGGAGCTGCTGGCGCGGCTGCGGGCGCTGGTGCGCCGCCGCACCGATGCGCCGGCCGCCACCGCGCCCCTGCGCCTGGCCGACCTCACCCTCGACCCCGCCACCAAGCGCGTGGAGCGCGCCGGCCAGCCTATTCAGCTCACCGCCCGCGAGTTTGCGCTGCTCGAATACCTGCTGCGCCACCAGGGCCGGGTAGTGAGCCGGGCCGAGCTGCTGGAGCACGTCTGGGATATGAATTTCGATACGGGGTCGAATGTCATTGACGTGTACATCAACTTCTTGCGCAAAAAAGCCGACAAGGGCTACCCCACCAAACTCATCCACACGCTGGTGGGCATGGGCTACGTGCTACGCGAGGAGTGA
- a CDS encoding TetR family transcriptional regulator, producing MNATLRLELNDKLYLRDPQDTDLGRRLVAESVRLIDEIGFEQFTFKKLAQRIESTEASLYRYFENKHKLLVYLVSWYWAWLSYQIRFHTHNVPDARDRLRLILGILTQVHTDDAGTTQLDEAALYRIVVSEASKAYLTKDVDVDNQAGLFREYKRLVASIGEVVREINPAYPYPHALVSTLFESARKQLFFAQHLPSLTDAATRQGEQNAIHDFLMKLTFAALA from the coding sequence ATGAATGCCACGCTTCGCCTGGAACTGAACGACAAGCTGTACTTGCGCGACCCGCAGGACACGGACCTGGGCCGCCGGCTGGTGGCCGAAAGTGTGCGGCTGATTGACGAAATCGGCTTCGAGCAGTTCACCTTCAAGAAGCTGGCCCAGCGCATCGAGTCCACGGAAGCGTCGCTCTACCGCTATTTTGAGAACAAGCACAAGCTGCTGGTGTACCTGGTGAGCTGGTACTGGGCCTGGCTGAGCTACCAGATTCGCTTCCACACCCACAACGTGCCCGATGCCCGCGACCGCCTGCGCCTGATTTTGGGCATTCTCACCCAGGTGCACACCGACGACGCAGGCACGACCCAGCTCGACGAGGCCGCACTCTACCGCATCGTGGTCAGCGAAGCCTCCAAAGCCTACCTCACTAAAGACGTGGATGTGGACAACCAGGCCGGGCTATTCCGCGAGTATAAGCGGCTGGTAGCCAGTATCGGCGAGGTGGTGCGCGAGATTAACCCCGCCTATCCCTACCCCCACGCCCTGGTCAGCACCCTGTTCGAGTCGGCCCGCAAGCAGCTGTTTTTTGCCCAGCACCTGCCCTCCCTCACCGACGCGGCCACCCGCCAGGGCGAGCAAAACGCCATCCACGACTTCTTAATGAAGCTGACTTTTGCCGCGCTGGCCTAA